Genomic DNA from Channa argus isolate prfri chromosome 10, Channa argus male v1.0, whole genome shotgun sequence:
TCTTCCCCGTCCGGTCCTGAATGAGCCTGGACACTGAAACGTGTTCGGTACAAAATCAACGTTTTAGACGGATTTACAGTAAGACAGTAGAAATACGGGACATTTTACAAAGATGCAGGGTCTGAGCTCCCGGGCTCACGCGTTTTCGGTGGAGGCGCTGGTTGGGAAACCCTGCAAGAGGATGAAAGTGTCAGAAGGACACGACTCGAGTTCAACTGGAGACACCGGCGACGATACGAGCATCTTCACTGGTGAGGCAGCATAGTCTCATAAGCTATGATTTTAGACTGATTTGATAACCACAATATTCTGTTTCTTCAGAACGCaaatcaaaatatgttttgcaaatattttcaataacGCCATGCAACCCTAAAGTTCTGTGTTGTCTTTTATTAAATCTAATTTGGTAACATGTATTCTCAAATAAAAAGTTCATAAAATTGCCAATTCTTAACATTTGTGCATTGTTAGTCTTCGTTTCTCAGCACCTCGCTCGTTCCACCTTTTTGCACTTCCAGGCTTGAGCCCGATGAAGACAGCAGGTTCAACTCCCAGGAGGCCAGAGGACACATCCTGCGACACTGGGAGGCAGACTGCTGGCTCGTGCGCTGAGGAGCCTAACGACGGCCGAGAGAAAAACAAGCCGAATGAGGGCGACTGCCGCCCGGACAGAGAGGTCCGGGTAGAGCTGCAGGGCTCCGAGCTGTGGAAGCGATTCTACGAGATCGGCACCGAGATGATTATTACTAAAGCTGGCAGGTATAAAATGTGGCCTGAGGGAGAGCAACTTTAGTGATATTTCCAACTAATATTACCGATATGTTTAGAAATAGATCTATATGCTGCTGCAAACTTGTCTTTTCATCCTGTATAAAATGTTCGCCGTCGTTCACAACATTGTGTCATTATATGATTTTTTCCCTTGAAAatctttaaaagcaaaattaattGAATTGCAAACAATAAGAGCAGGCCTCACTCTTTGCAACGGGACCTCACTGTTTGAACAGGGATGACAAGGCTTCTGGTTCCCGTTTGCATCCCTCCAATTAAACGCTATTTTCCTCGTTGAAGTGTCTGTTGTAATAGAAATGATAGATGTAGCGGTCATTATCGGTGGCAGAATAAATTATGTATATCTTACTTTAACTGTTCTGTGGGCACAGGTGCGGGTTTATCAGGTGTGGACGGTTTTGACGGCGCAGCAGGCAATCGGATGTGAACAGCCGACCTCTAGCAAAAACTCgttgttttaaacaaattagcTGAACGAGATAGTAATCAGCTAATATAACAAAGAAaggatattattatttttggaatAAACCCCAGTTTCGcttttaaatgtgaatgcattttccaaaataaaagtaaacctgaattttgaaaaataaaacggTTTCAATTTTTGTTGCTCAGGTAATAAATTAAGCATCTTTCAGTttcaaagaaattaatttaatgtctGATAGGTAaccatgtgtctttttttaaagaaatgaattaTTGGGACAGAACTAGTTGTTGAAATCGAAGTTCCGTTAATGCAATTAACGAGAACACGCACAATAAATCTCGGCAGTGCAGATGCCCCCAATGGCCCCTCGGGGTTTCTGAAATTTCCTTTGGACTTTGGCCGCTGCACGCAGGGAAGTGTCTGCCGTCATTTTAGGACGTGACGTCCATTGTGGCTTTACACACTTAGACCTCTTGTAAGCAACGTTTTCGAGTAGTTCGAACTGAAAACTGATAAATATTTCCAGAATGAAACGCAAGTGTCGCTGTCATTTTCTCGCCTGTCATTAGGAGAATGTTTCCCTCCGTGCGAGTCAAGGTGCGCAGTCTGGACCCGTGCCAGCAGTATTACATCGCCATGGACGTCATGCCGGTGGACTCCAAACGCTACAGGTGTGTGTCATAAATTAAACGAAGTCTCCACTAAGCTATTCGCTTATTTACTTAGAtgtacccccccacccccctgtAGGTACGTGTACCACAGTTCGCAGTGGATGGTAGCTGGAAACACGGACCACTCCTGCATCTCTCCCCGACTTTACGTGCACCCCGACTCGCCGTGCGCAGGAGAGACGTGGATGCGTCAGGTTATCAGCTTTGACCGGGTCAAACTCACCAACAATGAGATGGACGATAAGGGACATGTAGGTAACCCATCCGAACATGAGCCTGGCACGCTGTCTTACCGTCCAACTGGATAGTGTGTAAATACTGTACCTGCAGGCGAGACAGTTGTGAACTAAGTGAACTtagtaaaaatgctttttaattttaatgtaaatgcattCTTGTGTTAATTTGCCTATTAACACAAGCTATTTGCAAATGATAAGGGTCGATGCTTAAAATGGTGCAGTGGAGCAGCGGAGTCAGTATTGTTGCAATATAACAGTTGAACTGTCTGGTTCctgaaaatgcaaacaaaaaagagcTCACAGTGTTTTAGGGACGAAGGAAATGGACAACTTTCTTCAGAATTCCTTTATGTGTTCAGTCATGTACAGATGTTACAGATGTGAAGCCTGTGTGAGGCTTTCAACTTGGTGCTTGTGTTTCTAAAACCAGAAAGGTCCCTTGTAGGTCCCTTATTGTGTGTCTGGAGAATTCATTACTCTGCTTTATGAAGGAGGATGTTTGTACTGCAGAGCTGGAAATTTCATAAGCCAAGTTGCTGTTGTGGACACTTCTCACTAATTGGCATCTTTGAAAACTGTTATTTAGCTCATTGTAGTTTGAAACACTAATAACTTGAAATATATGCATTTGTAAAGGTTTTTGCCACTTTGAATCCAATGAATTCAAACTAatcatgttaattttttttctttacgtTTTTCAGTATAAAAGTTGTCCAAGTCtgtaaaatgttagaaaaataaCACATCACAAAAAGTAGCCTGCTGAATTATGTTTTGGTTTGCTTTTccacaaaattaattaatatgatGCTTCAAATTAATGTTTCTTGTTAATTTAACGACTaagttgcacattttaaatatccTGTCTATACAACCAAGGAATTATTGTTTCGTTTAATAATGTATGATGCATATGGGGACATTGTTGTAAATTATCGTATTATTTCTCCCTCCTTTATAACTTGTTCTAGTGAAGATAAAGTAATTTGAATAAAGgagtaaaaatggaaattaaatacGTTTATGGAAATAGTGTAAGATGGTGGCTTGTTTAAGTgttatctaaaaaaaattttttaaatgtaatgttctgGCACAATTCATAAACTGCTGgataattacagtaaaattacTATTAGGGAAAAGcaataataaatgtaacttttttaataatcaattaTTAAATAGccaatttttaacattttaaagtaaaattctAGAAAATGATACGATTCCATTCTGTCAACTACATAGATGTGCTGCAATTTGAATGTCTTTGTTCAGACAGAATAAACAACTTAATGACATCATTTTTATGGATGCTGAtaggtacttttttttttattattattgtctgtTACTTTAAAGACCAGAAATCTGACAATACAACTGATTGTTGAGGCATGAATCTCTACAGTCTGGTTTTCAGATAATGATATAATGGAGGTCCATATTATACTATTTGACATATTATCTTCGTCTCTTCATGCAGATTATTCTTCAGTCGATGCACAAATACAAACCACGTGTGCACATCTTCAGACACGACCCACGGATGGATTTGTCTCAGATCCAGTCGCTGCCTGCTGAAGGAGTCCACACTTTCTCCTTCCCTGAAACCGAGTTCACTACAGTCACAGCCTACCAGAATCAACAGGTAGCAAACATTCGCTCAATTGTAAAATACTGAAGTTAAGAGAAATCTTAGGTACTCAATCTTTTAAACAACTACTGTACTTGTACTTTCAAAAGAAtaatgggataaaaaaaaaattacaatttccTTTATtagacaaatatatatatataaaaaacctATTGTCCAGTCTTTGCCATCAACACACTGATTGAGGTGGCGGTCCAGTCAACAGCACAGGCCTCTTTCACCCCTCATATTGATGTTTTAATCTTCACATCATAAAGATGATGAGGCCCACTTTCCTGTGGTTGCAGCCTCACCATAAATTGCAGTGTCCTGATTTTCAGCGGGGCCAGTTGCTTACAGAGGGTCTGTGTGTTCCTGTGCAGGGGAGCTGACCCTGCTTTTGGCTGCTATTCCTTCAGTAACAGAGCCCTGAGCCAGGCCTGCCAACTCTTTTCATCAGGGTTCATTTTACGATCAGCGAACATGTTATTACAGAAACTCAATAACGAGCTGTGACTGGGTTGACTGCTGGACTCCACAGCCCATTAAAGCACCAAATAAAACTGTACGACCTGAAACCTCCTTCTCCAAGAGCCCTGTTTGACATGGCTGACCGCCCTGGGTGCTGCTGGGAGATGCAGTCCCAGAGGGAGAGCTCTGCCACTCTCTGTGCTGTTGTAAAGCTGAGCTCATTGTTAGCTTAACACGTCACCATTTGACATGTCCGCTctaactttgtgtttgttccGCTCCCTTGGGCAAGATCACAAAACTGAAGATCGACAGAAACCCCTTCGCCAAGGGCTTCAGAGATCCAGGGAGGAATAGGTACAGAAAACCACTCACCGAGCACCAACACTTGTTTTAGCTCAGAAGGTACTCTACCGAAAGACCCGAGAGAGATTTAAGGCTCAACCACTGAAACCTGATGCCGCATAAAACCTTCAAATAAAGCTGAACAGTGTAGTGCAGAATTTCACACCTCTCAGAATCAATATTTAAATACCAGGAATAacatttttactgcttttacagtataaatatctgtgtgtgtgtgtgtgtgtgcatgtgtgtgtttgtaagtatAGGGGGGTATTGGATGGCTTGTTGGAGTCCTATCCCTGGAGAGGCCCTCTTAACTTGGACTTCAAGCCATTCAGCATACAGCTCCAAGGTACTGTGCTGCAAGTCTCATTATTTCTCCTTCTTGTTTCTCTTCACTTtgagtgttttctctttgtgaTTCATGTTTCCTGTGTCTTTTTCAGCAGGGAGTTCGGGGTCGTCGACAAGCAGTGTGAAGAGCATCGTCCCTCTGTCTTCATCGTCCTCCCTTCaccctttctctgtctctgcactCTCCTGCCAGGATGCCGCTCTGCACACCCTCGCTCTCCCCTTCTATGGCAAAACCTCAGCCACCACATCCCCCCTGCCCGGTCGAGCTTTCTCCTCTTTGGGAGCAGACAGACTGAGAGGCCTGCCTCCGCTGTCCCCCTTAACAGACCTACCGCTCCTCTCTGCACTGCAGGGGAAGAAACCTCCCCACTGTAGAGACCCATGTCTTCATGGATCTTCTAGTAGCTCCCCACGCCTCATCCCCTTCCACAGCCCCCTCAGTGCTCAAGGGCCTTCTCTCCTCCCTCAtttgtctgacactgtgggTCCCTACTGTCTTTACCGCTACAGCTTCCCCCTGAGCCCCCAGTTCACAGCTATTTCCCAGCACGCCAAACTAGCCGAAGACACCACAGACTGTCTGCTGCGCCAGTCTCCGTGGCTCCCAACCACCAACCACTGCCTCTGACAGCTGGACCGCACTTGCGGACTCTGGCCCATTGAGTATAACAAGCCAAAGCTTATTGCAGCAATACAGAGAGGGCGGATTCCCTTTGAGCAAACGGagcaataatataaaaatgtggcAGAGGGGACGCTtttgtgtgaaaacaaatttttacCGTGTTGGATTCACCAGCACAAAACTGAACTGGAGTCAGATGGTGAGCAGTTTCTCGTCAGTATGCGCTGTCACCtacaaataacaaaagcaaGTTTGGAGAAAGCAAATGTAGGCATGATGTAGATTTAATTTTGGAtgcaaaacactgacacacaagaACCTTTGTGGTGCCTTAACAACTTCACAGGCTGTAATGGTTTTACCAAAGAGCACCAGCAATAGGACCGGAGGTATgtataaaatactgtatctgttaACGACCACGAGAACGACTATTTCCAATGAAAGTATATGTTTTGTTCAGCGCataaatcagcatttaaaaagttttggGATTGTGTATATACACAGTGTATGTTACCAAAGTGGACGAGGAAGCAACTTTTTCATGCTTTCAACTTGCACTGAAATAAGTAGTGTATTTCAAAGGAAAACAGAACACATATGTGCTATTGTGCAACAGGAAGTGAGTTCTAATGACAAATGATACAAAATTCTCCTGCTGATCGGACAGATGATGTTGGTATTAAACAAAAGcacgttttgttttgtttttttttgcgaACTATTAACTCAGCTGAATCCCAGTGTCAGGCTTGGCCACCCCTGACTAATAACATGAGCTCATCAGGTCGCTCTGTGATTTTAGGGGAAAAACAGCTGCCAGGATTTAGATGGCCAGTTTCCATTCCTGTACTTTATTACCAATAATAGGACTAATCAGAGACGGATGGAGGTCAAATGGTTACTCTATAGAGGCCTTTATTAGCTACAGTCTATAGCAAGACTGGAAAAGGGCTCCTTTCAGGCTAAAATGGACTTCAGCGGCCATGTCACCATTATTGTAGTTATTATTGTAGCATTGTTCCAGGATCAACAGTAAGTCAATACTTCTATGTGAGGACTTGACTCTCAGAGACATGGAAGCTTTCAGAAACGTAAAGTCTAGTGTGCAGTGAGGAACAAAGACCCTGCTCCGGTTGAAAACCTCTCACTACTGCTTGCTAGCAtagtgttgtgttttctgtccgAACTAAACGGGGCACACCCGTTCAGCCGCTGATGTGATAATTCCTGCCTTCAGCCTAGATTCATAACCCTGcaccatccctccctcccttcctctctcagCAGCTAGGAAAAGCGGTTTAGCCAAAGCGGGGGAAATGGTCTGTTTCCCGACAAACGGTCATAACCAAACAGCAATTTACTTGTCATGGCCAAGCATGGCTGTGAGTTAATGCATGCTGGACGTGGAAATAGCAGGAAGGAGTTAATTGAGGGACTCAGGCAGGGGATGGCCCGTGTTCCAGCAAACGGTCAGGTGCGTTGCTATCTAACAGCCTGCCCTTTGTCCTCAAACAGACGTAATCTTTGCTGGTTATTTGATACTGTCTGTCATTTCCATGTGTGCCCATGTAGGACAATCATTTTAAACTTCCACCTAATTCCTGAACTTTCAATTAGACAAATTGCTTTCATACAAGGAGAGCTGAACTCTGCACCTGCCACTCTCCAATATGAGGAAAAAGATGTGGCCACATGTCATTGTTAGTGTTTAAatactgctgtgttttattgtacATGTCCATGCATACATTTTGCAGTTGTACAAAAGGTGCTTGATGAAACCATGTGGAAGAATGAATAAAGCACTCAACGTCAAAAtagcttatttttgtttcaaaaggGGTTTTTAAAATAGACTTAGATAGTCTGAAACATTTGCAATGTCTGTGTTAAGAATAGAAAAAGTGTAGCCGGCTCACTGTTTCTTTCTGATTCTTATGCTTGGCCTTTAGgttcatatttaaaagacagATTTGAGCACAACCTTGTCAACTAactctcaaaaaaacaaaaaaaaaacaaagaaaaaaatagtgtACAAGtgctttttattctgttttacaAGTAAAAGTTGACAAATGCTCATTTAATACTGATAATTCCTTTTTTAGCAAACTCCCCACAAATTTGGTTGAAAACCAAATTTAACCAACCAAATTTTGGTTAATTTTTATCAGCCTGTTAAAGACAAACCACATTGTTCGTTACCCCTCGTTCTTCATTTGCTTGATAATGTGTCAACATAATTCCGTTGAAGGTGTTGGCTGAAATAACATGGGAACTGCGC
This window encodes:
- the tbx22 gene encoding T-box transcription factor TBX22 isoform X1 encodes the protein MQGLSSRAHAFSVEALVGKPCKRMKVSEGHDSSSTGDTGDDTSIFTGLSPMKTAGSTPRRPEDTSCDTGRQTAGSCAEEPNDGREKNKPNEGDCRPDREVRVELQGSELWKRFYEIGTEMIITKAGRRMFPSVRVKVRSLDPCQQYYIAMDVMPVDSKRYRYVYHSSQWMVAGNTDHSCISPRLYVHPDSPCAGETWMRQVISFDRVKLTNNEMDDKGHIILQSMHKYKPRVHIFRHDPRMDLSQIQSLPAEGVHTFSFPETEFTTVTAYQNQQITKLKIDRNPFAKGFRDPGRNRGVLDGLLESYPWRGPLNLDFKPFSIQLQAGSSGSSTSSVKSIVPLSSSSSLHPFSVSALSCQDAALHTLALPFYGKTSATTSPLPGRAFSSLGADRLRGLPPLSPLTDLPLLSALQGKKPPHCRDPCLHGSSSSSPRLIPFHSPLSAQGPSLLPHLSDTVGPYCLYRYSFPLSPQFTAISQHAKLAEDTTDCLLRQSPWLPTTNHCL
- the tbx22 gene encoding T-box transcription factor TBX22 isoform X2, whose product is MQGLSSRAHAFSVEALVGKPCKRMKVSEGHDSSSTGDTGDDTSIFTGLSPMKTAGSTPRRPEDTSCDTGRQTAGSCAEEPNDGREKNKPNEGDCRPDREVRVELQGSELWKRFYEIGTEMIITKAGRRMFPSVRVKVRSLDPCQQYYIAMDVMPVDSKRYRYVYHSSQWMVAGNTDHSCISPRLYVHPDSPCAGETWMRQVISFDRVKLTNNEMDDKGHIILQSMHKYKPRVHIFRHDPRMDLSQIQSLPAEGVHTFSFPETEFTTVTAYQNQQITKLKIDRNPFAKGFRDPGRNRGVLDGLLESYPWRGPLNLDFKPFSIQLQGSSGSSTSSVKSIVPLSSSSSLHPFSVSALSCQDAALHTLALPFYGKTSATTSPLPGRAFSSLGADRLRGLPPLSPLTDLPLLSALQGKKPPHCRDPCLHGSSSSSPRLIPFHSPLSAQGPSLLPHLSDTVGPYCLYRYSFPLSPQFTAISQHAKLAEDTTDCLLRQSPWLPTTNHCL